In Tachysurus fulvidraco isolate hzauxx_2018 chromosome 1, HZAU_PFXX_2.0, whole genome shotgun sequence, a single window of DNA contains:
- the LOC125141188 gene encoding uncharacterized protein LOC125141188 isoform X2 — translation MIDFIESQRRRRIYHDACGVFMFDFKWKGKTWCIDAAKEDGSFGRLVNDDHKHPNCRMKKIEVDRRPHLCLFALKDIKQGQEITYDYGGTDWPWRSKVMEDNPDENNVQEKHPSQSTSLLDHNTATSASVTEQHSSSEDSDEQDMCIPRLRRTKSVFMKDLIPDASDELFDSTPDSGEEYVPNSKDDSDESSSESSMIVKPLNLCRSDTDPVLPSSSVPDSTTPNVMDKSSHETMEVTDHSQVRDSDVACISPTNVQKNARVVVNSVKRKHDGGRVYNKKHYCLFCFKPYNKMARHLEYVHSTEKEVTEGCQFPKGSMQRKMFFNDLRHRGNYAHNAAVMKSGEGELVPYRQPQNQTEGTEFMHCAYCQGLFTRKVLWRHMKSCKLSTKDKISRPGKNRVQALCSYAQPVSSNISKALWKTVSHMNLDEITAAVKNDCCIIQVGEHLLNKGGISAKNEAYVRQKLRELGRLLVSGSKVASLKRMEDFLDPQNYMKTVKAVRHACGYDYQTNTYRTPSLAKKLGISLMKLSKLTKAKALINKDVDLAQKVTGFQDVHKERWCDLISATAARNIEELKWNAPTVLPFTKDVQKLHTFLDKTQDECVKQLSSVSSTKYWSELAKTILTQIILFNRRREGEVSSMPLSAFLTRDTSDPHADVDWALSEVEKKLCRHFSRIVIRGKRGRPVPVLLTPKMLGALELLVKNRETCGVLKENVYLFARPTAMSHYRGSDCIRNFAKHCGADSPYALTSTKLRKQAATLSRVLNLRDTDLDQLANFLGHDIRIHREYYRLPEKTLQLAKVSKVLMALEQGRVGQFKGKNLDEITIDPNEEMELNSDEIMSEEGEKCEEHEDVGVPPVDTEIVHTVEMNSLQRSSKGKTSTLKKRKAWEVNEVTAVERHMKTFIMSCRVPGKLACQYCITAEPLALKDRDWQSVKFYVYNRIVAYKRDLNKND, via the exons ATGATTGATTTCATCGAGTCtcaaagaaggagaagaatttACCACGATGCATGTGGTGTGTTTATGTTCGACTTCAAGTGGAAGGGAAAAACTTGGTG TATTGATGCTGCAAAAGAAGATGGATCTTTTGGTAGGCTTGTTAATGATGACCACAAGCACCCAAATTGCAGAATGAAGAAGATTGAAGTGGATAGGAGGCCACATCTTTGTCTCTTTGCATTAAAAGACATTAAACAAGGACAAGAAATTACATATGATTATGGAGGAACAGACTGGCCTTGGCGTAGCAAG GTTATGGAGGACAACCCTGATGAGAACAATGTCCAAGAAAAACATCCATCACAGTCTACATCTCTTCTGGATCATAATACTGCTACTAGTGCATCAGTGACTGAACAG CATTCTTCATCAGAAGACAGTGATGAACAAGATATGTGCATACCAAGGTTAAGGAGGACCAAAAGTGTCTTT ATGAAAGACTTAATTCCTGATGCTTCAGATGAGCTCTTTGATTCTACTCCAGACAGTGGAGAGGAATATGTCCCAAACTCCAAAGATGACAGTGATGAGAGCAGTTCAGAGAGTAGCATGATCGTTAAACCTTTAAATTTGTGTCGGTCAGACACAGACCCTGTTCTTCCCAGCAGTTCTGTCCCTGATAGCACCACCCCAAATGTCATGGACAAAAGCAGTCATGAGACCATGGAAGTAACTGATCATTCTCAAGTTAGAGACAGTGATGTAGCTTGCATCAGTCCAACGAATGTTCAGAAAAATGCAAGAGTAGTTGTAAATTCAgtcaaaagaaaacatgatggtGGTAGGGTATACAATAAGAAACACTATTGTCTGTTTTGCTTCAAACCTTATAACAAGATGGCAAGACATTTGGAATATGTGCATTCCACTGAAAAAGAAGTAACTGAAGGATGCCAGTTTCCAAAGGGTTCTatgcaaagaaaaatgttttttaatgatcttCGACACAGAGGCAACTATGCACACAATGCAGCTGTAATGAAGTCAGGCGAAGGAGAACTGGTTCCGTACAGACAACCACAAAATCAAACAGAAGGCACTGAATTTATGCATTGTGCATATTGCCAAGGGCTGTTTACCCGGAAGGTTCTCTGGAGGCATATGAAAAGCTGTAAATTGAGCACTAAAGATAAAATATCAAGACCTGGAAAAAATCGTGTCCAAGCTCTCTGTTCATATGCACAACCTGTATCTTCAAACATAAGCAAAGCATTATGGAAGACAGTAAGCCACATGAATCTAGATGAAATCACAGCTGCTGTCAAAAATGACTGCTGCATCATTCAGGTGGGAGAACACTTGCTGAACAAAGGTGGAATATCTGCTAAGAATGAGGCATATGTCCGACAGAAGTTGCGAGAGCTGGGAAGGTTACTGGTCAGTGGCAGCAAAGTTGCATCTTTGAAAAGAATGGAAGATTTCCTAGATCCACAGAACTATATGAAGACAGTTAAAGCTGTTAGACATGCATGTGGATATGATTATCAAAccaacacatacagaacacctTCACTTGCAAAAAAACTTGGAATAAGCTTAATGAAGCTTAGTAAGCTTACAAAAGCTAAAGCTTTGATTAACAAGGATGTTGACTTGGCACAGAAAGTCACTGGATTTCAAGATGTGCATAAGGAACGGTGGTGTGATTTGATCTCTGCAACAGCTGCACGAAATATAGAAGAATTAAAGTGGAATGCACCTACTGTGTTGCCATTTACAAAGGACGTGCAAAAGCTTCACACCTTCCTTGACAAAACACAAGATGAATGCGTCAAGCAGTTATCATCAGTGTCTTCTACAAAATACTGGTCCGAACTTGCCAAAACCATTTTAACTCAAATCATCCTGTTCAACCGCcgcagagagggagaggtatCAAGTATGCCTTTATCTGCATTTTTAACCAGGGACACCTCTGATCCACATGCTGATGTAGACTGGGCATTGTCTGAAGTTGAGAAGAAACTGTGCAGACATTTCTCAAGAATTGTCATCAGGGGAAAAAGAGGACGTCCAGTTCCTGTTCTACTGACACCAAAAATGCTGGGTGCATTGGAGTTGCTCGTAAAGAACAGGGAGACTTGTGGAGTGCTAAAGGaaaatgtttatctttttgcTCGGCCAACAGCAATGTCGCATTACAGAGGCTCTGACTGCATCCGTAACTTTGCCAAGCATTGTGGTGCAGATAGTCCATATGCACTTACATCCACAAAATTACGAAAACAGGCAGCAACTCTTTCTAGAGTCCTAAATCTGAGGGACACGGACTTGGATCAGTTAGCAAACTTTCTTGGACATGATATCCGAATTCATCGGGAATACTATCGCCTTCCTGAAAAGACCCTACAGCTTGCAAAAGTCAGCAAAGTGCTTATGGCGTTAGAACAAGGAAGAGTTGGGCAGTTTAAGGGCAAGAATTTGGATGAGATCACTATTGATCCaaatg AGGAAATGGAGTTAAACAGTGATGAAATAATGAGTGAGGAAGGTGAGAAATGTGAAGAACATGAAG ATGTCGGGGTGCCACCAGTGGACACTGAAATCGTGCACACCGTGGAGATGAATTCTCTTCAAAGGTCTTCTAAAG gtAAAACTTCTACTCTGAAAAAGAGGAAGGCTTGGGAAGTAAACGAGGTCACCGCAGTGGAGAGACATATGAAGACTTTCATCATGTCATGCCGTGTCCCAGGGAAGTTGGCCTGTCAATACTGCATTACAGCTGAGCCTTTAGCTCTTAAAGATAGAGACTGGCAAAGTGTCAAATTCTATGTCTACAATCGCATTGTAGCTTATAAGAGAGATCTAAACAAGAATGATTAG
- the LOC125141188 gene encoding uncharacterized protein LOC125141188 isoform X1, with the protein MIDFIESQRRRRIYHDACGVFMFDFKWKGKTWCIDAAKEDGSFGRLVNDDHKHPNCRMKKIEVDRRPHLCLFALKDIKQGQEITYDYGGTDWPWRSKVMEDNPDENNVQEKHPSQSTSLLDHNTATSASVTEQHSSSEDSDEQDMCIPRLRRTKSVFMKDLIPDASDELFDSTPDSGEEYVPNSKDDSDESSSESSMIVKPLNLCRSDTDPVLPSSSVPDSTTPNVMDKSSHETMEVTDHSQVRDSDVACISPTNVQKNARVVVNSVKRKHDGGRVYNKKHYCLFCFKPYNKMARHLEYVHSTEKEVTEGCQFPKGSMQRKMFFNDLRHRGNYAHNAAVMKSGEGELVPYRQPQNQTEGTEFMHCAYCQGLFTRKVLWRHMKSCKLSTKDKISRPGKNRVQALCSYAQPVSSNISKALWKTVSHMNLDEITAAVKNDCCIIQVGEHLLNKGGISAKNEAYVRQKLRELGRLLVSGSKVASLKRMEDFLDPQNYMKTVKAVRHACGYDYQTNTYRTPSLAKKLGISLMKLSKLTKAKALINKDVDLAQKVTGFQDVHKERWCDLISATAARNIEELKWNAPTVLPFTKDVQKLHTFLDKTQDECVKQLSSVSSTKYWSELAKTILTQIILFNRRREGEVSSMPLSAFLTRDTSDPHADVDWALSEVEKKLCRHFSRIVIRGKRGRPVPVLLTPKMLGALELLVKNRETCGVLKENVYLFARPTAMSHYRGSDCIRNFAKHCGADSPYALTSTKLRKQAATLSRVLNLRDTDLDQLANFLGHDIRIHREYYRLPEKTLQLAKVSKVLMALEQGRVGQFKGKNLDEITIDPNEEMELNSDEIMSEEGEKCEEHEDTQADVGVPPVDTEIVHTVEMNSLQRSSKGKTSTLKKRKAWEVNEVTAVERHMKTFIMSCRVPGKLACQYCITAEPLALKDRDWQSVKFYVYNRIVAYKRDLNKND; encoded by the exons ATGATTGATTTCATCGAGTCtcaaagaaggagaagaatttACCACGATGCATGTGGTGTGTTTATGTTCGACTTCAAGTGGAAGGGAAAAACTTGGTG TATTGATGCTGCAAAAGAAGATGGATCTTTTGGTAGGCTTGTTAATGATGACCACAAGCACCCAAATTGCAGAATGAAGAAGATTGAAGTGGATAGGAGGCCACATCTTTGTCTCTTTGCATTAAAAGACATTAAACAAGGACAAGAAATTACATATGATTATGGAGGAACAGACTGGCCTTGGCGTAGCAAG GTTATGGAGGACAACCCTGATGAGAACAATGTCCAAGAAAAACATCCATCACAGTCTACATCTCTTCTGGATCATAATACTGCTACTAGTGCATCAGTGACTGAACAG CATTCTTCATCAGAAGACAGTGATGAACAAGATATGTGCATACCAAGGTTAAGGAGGACCAAAAGTGTCTTT ATGAAAGACTTAATTCCTGATGCTTCAGATGAGCTCTTTGATTCTACTCCAGACAGTGGAGAGGAATATGTCCCAAACTCCAAAGATGACAGTGATGAGAGCAGTTCAGAGAGTAGCATGATCGTTAAACCTTTAAATTTGTGTCGGTCAGACACAGACCCTGTTCTTCCCAGCAGTTCTGTCCCTGATAGCACCACCCCAAATGTCATGGACAAAAGCAGTCATGAGACCATGGAAGTAACTGATCATTCTCAAGTTAGAGACAGTGATGTAGCTTGCATCAGTCCAACGAATGTTCAGAAAAATGCAAGAGTAGTTGTAAATTCAgtcaaaagaaaacatgatggtGGTAGGGTATACAATAAGAAACACTATTGTCTGTTTTGCTTCAAACCTTATAACAAGATGGCAAGACATTTGGAATATGTGCATTCCACTGAAAAAGAAGTAACTGAAGGATGCCAGTTTCCAAAGGGTTCTatgcaaagaaaaatgttttttaatgatcttCGACACAGAGGCAACTATGCACACAATGCAGCTGTAATGAAGTCAGGCGAAGGAGAACTGGTTCCGTACAGACAACCACAAAATCAAACAGAAGGCACTGAATTTATGCATTGTGCATATTGCCAAGGGCTGTTTACCCGGAAGGTTCTCTGGAGGCATATGAAAAGCTGTAAATTGAGCACTAAAGATAAAATATCAAGACCTGGAAAAAATCGTGTCCAAGCTCTCTGTTCATATGCACAACCTGTATCTTCAAACATAAGCAAAGCATTATGGAAGACAGTAAGCCACATGAATCTAGATGAAATCACAGCTGCTGTCAAAAATGACTGCTGCATCATTCAGGTGGGAGAACACTTGCTGAACAAAGGTGGAATATCTGCTAAGAATGAGGCATATGTCCGACAGAAGTTGCGAGAGCTGGGAAGGTTACTGGTCAGTGGCAGCAAAGTTGCATCTTTGAAAAGAATGGAAGATTTCCTAGATCCACAGAACTATATGAAGACAGTTAAAGCTGTTAGACATGCATGTGGATATGATTATCAAAccaacacatacagaacacctTCACTTGCAAAAAAACTTGGAATAAGCTTAATGAAGCTTAGTAAGCTTACAAAAGCTAAAGCTTTGATTAACAAGGATGTTGACTTGGCACAGAAAGTCACTGGATTTCAAGATGTGCATAAGGAACGGTGGTGTGATTTGATCTCTGCAACAGCTGCACGAAATATAGAAGAATTAAAGTGGAATGCACCTACTGTGTTGCCATTTACAAAGGACGTGCAAAAGCTTCACACCTTCCTTGACAAAACACAAGATGAATGCGTCAAGCAGTTATCATCAGTGTCTTCTACAAAATACTGGTCCGAACTTGCCAAAACCATTTTAACTCAAATCATCCTGTTCAACCGCcgcagagagggagaggtatCAAGTATGCCTTTATCTGCATTTTTAACCAGGGACACCTCTGATCCACATGCTGATGTAGACTGGGCATTGTCTGAAGTTGAGAAGAAACTGTGCAGACATTTCTCAAGAATTGTCATCAGGGGAAAAAGAGGACGTCCAGTTCCTGTTCTACTGACACCAAAAATGCTGGGTGCATTGGAGTTGCTCGTAAAGAACAGGGAGACTTGTGGAGTGCTAAAGGaaaatgtttatctttttgcTCGGCCAACAGCAATGTCGCATTACAGAGGCTCTGACTGCATCCGTAACTTTGCCAAGCATTGTGGTGCAGATAGTCCATATGCACTTACATCCACAAAATTACGAAAACAGGCAGCAACTCTTTCTAGAGTCCTAAATCTGAGGGACACGGACTTGGATCAGTTAGCAAACTTTCTTGGACATGATATCCGAATTCATCGGGAATACTATCGCCTTCCTGAAAAGACCCTACAGCTTGCAAAAGTCAGCAAAGTGCTTATGGCGTTAGAACAAGGAAGAGTTGGGCAGTTTAAGGGCAAGAATTTGGATGAGATCACTATTGATCCaaatg AGGAAATGGAGTTAAACAGTGATGAAATAATGAGTGAGGAAGGTGAGAAATGTGAAGAACATGAAG ACACTCAAGCAGATGTCGGGGTGCCACCAGTGGACACTGAAATCGTGCACACCGTGGAGATGAATTCTCTTCAAAGGTCTTCTAAAG gtAAAACTTCTACTCTGAAAAAGAGGAAGGCTTGGGAAGTAAACGAGGTCACCGCAGTGGAGAGACATATGAAGACTTTCATCATGTCATGCCGTGTCCCAGGGAAGTTGGCCTGTCAATACTGCATTACAGCTGAGCCTTTAGCTCTTAAAGATAGAGACTGGCAAAGTGTCAAATTCTATGTCTACAATCGCATTGTAGCTTATAAGAGAGATCTAAACAAGAATGATTAG
- the LOC125141188 gene encoding uncharacterized protein LOC125141188 isoform X3: MIDFIESQRRRRIYHDACGVFMFDFKWKGKTWCIDAAKEDGSFGRLVNDDHKHPNCRMKKIEVDRRPHLCLFALKDIKQGQEITYDYGGTDWPWRSKVMEDNPDENNVQEKHPSQSTSLLDHNTATSASVTEQHSSSEDSDEQDMCIPRLRRTKSVFMARHLEYVHSTEKEVTEGCQFPKGSMQRKMFFNDLRHRGNYAHNAAVMKSGEGELVPYRQPQNQTEGTEFMHCAYCQGLFTRKVLWRHMKSCKLSTKDKISRPGKNRVQALCSYAQPVSSNISKALWKTVSHMNLDEITAAVKNDCCIIQVGEHLLNKGGISAKNEAYVRQKLRELGRLLVSGSKVASLKRMEDFLDPQNYMKTVKAVRHACGYDYQTNTYRTPSLAKKLGISLMKLSKLTKAKALINKDVDLAQKVTGFQDVHKERWCDLISATAARNIEELKWNAPTVLPFTKDVQKLHTFLDKTQDECVKQLSSVSSTKYWSELAKTILTQIILFNRRREGEVSSMPLSAFLTRDTSDPHADVDWALSEVEKKLCRHFSRIVIRGKRGRPVPVLLTPKMLGALELLVKNRETCGVLKENVYLFARPTAMSHYRGSDCIRNFAKHCGADSPYALTSTKLRKQAATLSRVLNLRDTDLDQLANFLGHDIRIHREYYRLPEKTLQLAKVSKVLMALEQGRVGQFKGKNLDEITIDPNEEMELNSDEIMSEEGEKCEEHEDTQADVGVPPVDTEIVHTVEMNSLQRSSKGKTSTLKKRKAWEVNEVTAVERHMKTFIMSCRVPGKLACQYCITAEPLALKDRDWQSVKFYVYNRIVAYKRDLNKND, encoded by the exons ATGATTGATTTCATCGAGTCtcaaagaaggagaagaatttACCACGATGCATGTGGTGTGTTTATGTTCGACTTCAAGTGGAAGGGAAAAACTTGGTG TATTGATGCTGCAAAAGAAGATGGATCTTTTGGTAGGCTTGTTAATGATGACCACAAGCACCCAAATTGCAGAATGAAGAAGATTGAAGTGGATAGGAGGCCACATCTTTGTCTCTTTGCATTAAAAGACATTAAACAAGGACAAGAAATTACATATGATTATGGAGGAACAGACTGGCCTTGGCGTAGCAAG GTTATGGAGGACAACCCTGATGAGAACAATGTCCAAGAAAAACATCCATCACAGTCTACATCTCTTCTGGATCATAATACTGCTACTAGTGCATCAGTGACTGAACAG CATTCTTCATCAGAAGACAGTGATGAACAAGATATGTGCATACCAAGGTTAAGGAGGACCAAAAGTGTCTTT ATGGCAAGACATTTGGAATATGTGCATTCCACTGAAAAAGAAGTAACTGAAGGATGCCAGTTTCCAAAGGGTTCTatgcaaagaaaaatgttttttaatgatcttCGACACAGAGGCAACTATGCACACAATGCAGCTGTAATGAAGTCAGGCGAAGGAGAACTGGTTCCGTACAGACAACCACAAAATCAAACAGAAGGCACTGAATTTATGCATTGTGCATATTGCCAAGGGCTGTTTACCCGGAAGGTTCTCTGGAGGCATATGAAAAGCTGTAAATTGAGCACTAAAGATAAAATATCAAGACCTGGAAAAAATCGTGTCCAAGCTCTCTGTTCATATGCACAACCTGTATCTTCAAACATAAGCAAAGCATTATGGAAGACAGTAAGCCACATGAATCTAGATGAAATCACAGCTGCTGTCAAAAATGACTGCTGCATCATTCAGGTGGGAGAACACTTGCTGAACAAAGGTGGAATATCTGCTAAGAATGAGGCATATGTCCGACAGAAGTTGCGAGAGCTGGGAAGGTTACTGGTCAGTGGCAGCAAAGTTGCATCTTTGAAAAGAATGGAAGATTTCCTAGATCCACAGAACTATATGAAGACAGTTAAAGCTGTTAGACATGCATGTGGATATGATTATCAAAccaacacatacagaacacctTCACTTGCAAAAAAACTTGGAATAAGCTTAATGAAGCTTAGTAAGCTTACAAAAGCTAAAGCTTTGATTAACAAGGATGTTGACTTGGCACAGAAAGTCACTGGATTTCAAGATGTGCATAAGGAACGGTGGTGTGATTTGATCTCTGCAACAGCTGCACGAAATATAGAAGAATTAAAGTGGAATGCACCTACTGTGTTGCCATTTACAAAGGACGTGCAAAAGCTTCACACCTTCCTTGACAAAACACAAGATGAATGCGTCAAGCAGTTATCATCAGTGTCTTCTACAAAATACTGGTCCGAACTTGCCAAAACCATTTTAACTCAAATCATCCTGTTCAACCGCcgcagagagggagaggtatCAAGTATGCCTTTATCTGCATTTTTAACCAGGGACACCTCTGATCCACATGCTGATGTAGACTGGGCATTGTCTGAAGTTGAGAAGAAACTGTGCAGACATTTCTCAAGAATTGTCATCAGGGGAAAAAGAGGACGTCCAGTTCCTGTTCTACTGACACCAAAAATGCTGGGTGCATTGGAGTTGCTCGTAAAGAACAGGGAGACTTGTGGAGTGCTAAAGGaaaatgtttatctttttgcTCGGCCAACAGCAATGTCGCATTACAGAGGCTCTGACTGCATCCGTAACTTTGCCAAGCATTGTGGTGCAGATAGTCCATATGCACTTACATCCACAAAATTACGAAAACAGGCAGCAACTCTTTCTAGAGTCCTAAATCTGAGGGACACGGACTTGGATCAGTTAGCAAACTTTCTTGGACATGATATCCGAATTCATCGGGAATACTATCGCCTTCCTGAAAAGACCCTACAGCTTGCAAAAGTCAGCAAAGTGCTTATGGCGTTAGAACAAGGAAGAGTTGGGCAGTTTAAGGGCAAGAATTTGGATGAGATCACTATTGATCCaaatg AGGAAATGGAGTTAAACAGTGATGAAATAATGAGTGAGGAAGGTGAGAAATGTGAAGAACATGAAG ACACTCAAGCAGATGTCGGGGTGCCACCAGTGGACACTGAAATCGTGCACACCGTGGAGATGAATTCTCTTCAAAGGTCTTCTAAAG gtAAAACTTCTACTCTGAAAAAGAGGAAGGCTTGGGAAGTAAACGAGGTCACCGCAGTGGAGAGACATATGAAGACTTTCATCATGTCATGCCGTGTCCCAGGGAAGTTGGCCTGTCAATACTGCATTACAGCTGAGCCTTTAGCTCTTAAAGATAGAGACTGGCAAAGTGTCAAATTCTATGTCTACAATCGCATTGTAGCTTATAAGAGAGATCTAAACAAGAATGATTAG